In Mauremys reevesii isolate NIE-2019 linkage group 20, ASM1616193v1, whole genome shotgun sequence, the following are encoded in one genomic region:
- the LOC120387360 gene encoding galectin-9-like has product MAHSGQRAPYFTPSLPFTGPIHGGLHDGLMVIISGTVLPTCDSFKIDFQCGPYPSPHADIALHFNPRFEERGCVVCNTFERQNWGREERKDAMPFFKGHPFEIRVLVKHDSFQVAVNGNPFVEYKHRIPLSKVNYLSVSGGVDVAIISFQDTAPPSAWCPRAAGITNAVFLPMQFAPGSTYSSNPAFAPGPYQPQTYPVPYHTLIFGGFYPSRSLIITGTIPLHADRFHVNLKWGEHIAFHLNPRFSEKTIVRNSQLHQSWGPEERGLPGGMPLLPGQSFTIWILCDTHCFKVAVNGQHQFEYNHRVPNLQQVDRLEIEGDVTLTCVQV; this is encoded by the exons ATGGCTCACAGCGGGCAGCGGGCGCCTTATTTCACGCCG TCTCTTCCATTTACTGGGCCTATTCATGGCGGTCTTCATGACGGATTGATGGTTATCATCAGTGGAACTGTTCTTCCTACATGTGACAG CTTCAAGATAGACTTTCAGTGTGGACCCTACCCAAGTCCTCACGCTGATATTGCTTTGCATTTTAACCCACGATTTGAAGAGCGTGGATGTGTGGTTTGCAATACTTTTGAAAGACAGAattggggaagagaagagaggaaAGATGCAATGCCCTTTTTTAAAGGTCACCCCTTTGAGATTCGGGTTTTGGTAAAACACGACTCATTCCAG GTTGCTGTAAATGGAAATCCCTTTGTGGAGTACAAGCACCGGATTCCACTTTCCAAAGTGAACTACCTTAGTGTGTCTGGGGGTGTGGATGTGGCAATCATCAGCTTCCAAGATACTGCT CCCCCAAGTGCTTGGTGTCCTAGAGCAGCTGGGATC ACCAATGCAGTTTTCCTACCTATGCAGTTCGCTCCTGGATCAACATATAGT TCAAATCCTGCTTTCGCACCTGGACCATACCAGCCGCAAACTTAT CCTGTGCCATACCACACTTTGATTTTTGGAGGTTTTTATCCATCAAGATCTCTCATAATAACAGGGACCATTCCTCTTCATGCTGACCG ATTCCATGTCAATCTGAAATGGGGCGAACACATTGCCTTCCATCTAAACCCAAGATTCTCTGAGAAGACCATTGTCCGCAACAGTCAGCTGCACCAGTCCTGGGGACCAGAGGAACGTGGCTTGCCAGGTGGCATGCCTCTCCTCCCTGGGCAGAGCTTCACA ATCTGGATTTTATGTGACACTCACTGCTTTAAGGTGGCTGTGAATGGACAGCACCAGTTTGAATACAACCATCGAGTTCCTAACCTGCAGCAGGTAGACAGGCTTGAAATAGAGGGTGATGTTACGCTGACCTGTGTTCAGGTTTAA